The Phocoena phocoena chromosome 4, mPhoPho1.1, whole genome shotgun sequence genome contains a region encoding:
- the IFNAR1 gene encoding interferon alpha/beta receptor 1 isoform X2 — protein MLALLGATTLMLVAGAPWVLPAASGGTNLKSPENGRVCIIDDNFILQWNGSRESVRNVTFSAEYKIPGMENWKKLPGCQHITGTECNFSSVKLETVYEKIELRIRAEKGNSTSQWHEVKPFIPFQEAQIGPLDVHLEAEDKAIIINISPPGTKDSIMWAMDRSSFIYSLVIWKNSSSLEERTETVYSRDKIYKLSPETTYCLKVKAELRSPRRVGFYSPVYCINTTEKHKVPSPENIQIDAENQVYVLKWDYAHENMTFRAQWSHEFLKRIPASHSDKWKQIPNCEDVKTTHCVIPQNAFPEGIYRIRVQASDGNNTSFWSEEKKFNTEMKTIIFPPVISMKSVNDDSLHVSIGAPKESENKSVNQLYPLIYEVIFWENTSNAERKVVEERTDVTFPNLKPLTVYCVKAKALTENGKWNKSSVFSSTVCEKTKPGNTSKTWLIAGICTALFSIIVTIYVGKVLLRCINYVFFPSSKPPSSVDEPVRNLLLSTSEEQTERCSIIENANTITVIEETNPIEDHKKYNSQTSQDSGNYSNEDENSGSKISEELLEQETV, from the exons ATGCTCGCGCTCCTGGGCGCGACGACCCTGATGCTGGTCGCTGGGGCGCCGTGGGTGTTGCCCGCAGCCTCAG GGGGAACAAACCTAAAATCTCCTGAAAATGGCAGGGTCTGCATCATTGATGACAACTTTATCCTGCAGTGGAACGGCAGCCGTGAGTCTGTCAGGAATGTGACTTTTTCAGCAGAGTATAAAAT ACCAGGGATGGAAAATTGGAAGAAGTTGCCTGGGTGTCAGCATATTACTGGTACCGAATGCAACTTTTCTTCAGTCAAGCTTGAAACTGTTTATGAAAAGATTGAATTGCGTATAAgagcagaaaaaggaaacagcACTTCTCAGTGGCATGAGGTTAAGCCATTTATACCATTTCAAGAAG ctcAGATTGGTCCTCTAGATGTACATTTAGAAGCTGAAGATAAGGCAATAATAATAAACATCTCTCCTCCTGGGACAAAAGATAGTATCATGTGGGCTATGGATCGTTCCAGCTTTATATATAGCTTAGTTATCTGGAAAAACTCTTCAAGTCTAGAA gAAAGGACTGAAACTGTTTATTCCagagataaaatttataaactcTCACCAGAGACTACTTATTGTTTAAAAGTTAAAGCAGAACTACGTTCACCAAGAAGAGTTGGTTTCTATAGTCCAGTGTATTGTATAAACACCACAG AGAAACACAAAGTGCCTTCaccagaaaatatacaaatcGATGCTGAAAATCAGGTCTATGTCCTTAAATGGGATTACGCGCATGAAAACATGACTTTTCGAGCTCAGTGGTCCCA tgagtttttaaaaaggattccTGCGAGTCATTCAGACAAATGGAAACAAATACCAAACTGTGAAGATGTCAAAACTACCCACTGTGTGATTCCTCAAAATGCTTTCCCAGAAGGAATTTACCGTATCCGTGTACAAGCATCTGATGGAAATAACACATCTTTTTGGTCTGAAGAGAAGAAATTtaatactgaaatgaaaa CTATCATATTTCCTCCAGTCATTAGCATGAAATCCGTTAATGATGACTCACTGCACGTCTCTATCGGTGCTCCAAAAGAGTCTGAAAACAAGTCTGTGAACCAGCTTTACCCACTAATTTATGAAGTTATTTTTTGGGAAAACACTTCAAACGCTGAG agaAAAGTTGTAGAGGAAAGAACTGATGTTACCTTTCCTAACTTGAAACCGCTGACTGTATACTGTGTGAAAGCCAAAGCACTCACTGAGAATGGCAAGTGGAATAAAAGCAGTGTTTTTAGTTCTACTGTGTGTGAGAAAACAAAACCAG gaaatacttCCAAAACCTGGCTTATAGCTGGAATTTGCACTGCGTTATTTTCTATCATTGTTACCATTTATGTTGGGAAAGTCCTCTTGAGATGTATCAATTATGTGTTCTTTCCATCAAGTAAACCTCCTTCCAGTGTAGATGAG CCAGTAAGGAATCTACTCCTTTCCACTTCTGAGGAACAAACGGAAAGATGTTCTATCATTGAAAATGCAAACACTATTACTGTAATAGAAGAGACTAATCCAATTGAAGATCACAAAAA
- the IFNAR1 gene encoding interferon alpha/beta receptor 1 isoform X3 yields the protein MLALLGATTLMLVAGAPWVLPAASGGTNLKSPENGRVCIIDDNFILQWNGSRESVRNVTFSAEYKIPGMENWKKLPGCQHITGTECNFSSVKLETVYEKIELRIRAEKGNSTSQWHEVKPFIPFQEAQIGPLDVHLEAEDKAIIINISPPGTKDSIMWAMDRSSFIYSLVIWKNSSSLEERTETVYSRDKIYKLSPETTYCLKVKAELRSPRRVGFYSPVYCINTTEKHKVPSPENIQIDAENQVYVLKWDYAHENMTFRAQWSQIPASHSDKWKQIPNCEDVKTTHCVIPQNAFPEGIYRIRVQASDGNNTSFWSEEKKFNTEMKTIIFPPVISMKSVNDDSLHVSIGAPKESENKSVNQLYPLIYEVIFWENTSNAERKVVEERTDVTFPNLKPLTVYCVKAKALTENGKWNKSSVFSSTVCEKTKPGNTSKTWLIAGICTALFSIIVTIYVGKVLLRCINYVFFPSSKPPSSVDEPVRNLLLSTSEEQTERCSIIENANTITVIEETNPIEDHKKYNSQTSQDSGNYSNEDENSGSKISEELLEQETV from the exons ATGCTCGCGCTCCTGGGCGCGACGACCCTGATGCTGGTCGCTGGGGCGCCGTGGGTGTTGCCCGCAGCCTCAG GGGGAACAAACCTAAAATCTCCTGAAAATGGCAGGGTCTGCATCATTGATGACAACTTTATCCTGCAGTGGAACGGCAGCCGTGAGTCTGTCAGGAATGTGACTTTTTCAGCAGAGTATAAAAT ACCAGGGATGGAAAATTGGAAGAAGTTGCCTGGGTGTCAGCATATTACTGGTACCGAATGCAACTTTTCTTCAGTCAAGCTTGAAACTGTTTATGAAAAGATTGAATTGCGTATAAgagcagaaaaaggaaacagcACTTCTCAGTGGCATGAGGTTAAGCCATTTATACCATTTCAAGAAG ctcAGATTGGTCCTCTAGATGTACATTTAGAAGCTGAAGATAAGGCAATAATAATAAACATCTCTCCTCCTGGGACAAAAGATAGTATCATGTGGGCTATGGATCGTTCCAGCTTTATATATAGCTTAGTTATCTGGAAAAACTCTTCAAGTCTAGAA gAAAGGACTGAAACTGTTTATTCCagagataaaatttataaactcTCACCAGAGACTACTTATTGTTTAAAAGTTAAAGCAGAACTACGTTCACCAAGAAGAGTTGGTTTCTATAGTCCAGTGTATTGTATAAACACCACAG AGAAACACAAAGTGCCTTCaccagaaaatatacaaatcGATGCTGAAAATCAGGTCTATGTCCTTAAATGGGATTACGCGCATGAAAACATGACTTTTCGAGCTCAGTGGTCCCA gattccTGCGAGTCATTCAGACAAATGGAAACAAATACCAAACTGTGAAGATGTCAAAACTACCCACTGTGTGATTCCTCAAAATGCTTTCCCAGAAGGAATTTACCGTATCCGTGTACAAGCATCTGATGGAAATAACACATCTTTTTGGTCTGAAGAGAAGAAATTtaatactgaaatgaaaa CTATCATATTTCCTCCAGTCATTAGCATGAAATCCGTTAATGATGACTCACTGCACGTCTCTATCGGTGCTCCAAAAGAGTCTGAAAACAAGTCTGTGAACCAGCTTTACCCACTAATTTATGAAGTTATTTTTTGGGAAAACACTTCAAACGCTGAG agaAAAGTTGTAGAGGAAAGAACTGATGTTACCTTTCCTAACTTGAAACCGCTGACTGTATACTGTGTGAAAGCCAAAGCACTCACTGAGAATGGCAAGTGGAATAAAAGCAGTGTTTTTAGTTCTACTGTGTGTGAGAAAACAAAACCAG gaaatacttCCAAAACCTGGCTTATAGCTGGAATTTGCACTGCGTTATTTTCTATCATTGTTACCATTTATGTTGGGAAAGTCCTCTTGAGATGTATCAATTATGTGTTCTTTCCATCAAGTAAACCTCCTTCCAGTGTAGATGAG CCAGTAAGGAATCTACTCCTTTCCACTTCTGAGGAACAAACGGAAAGATGTTCTATCATTGAAAATGCAAACACTATTACTGTAATAGAAGAGACTAATCCAATTGAAGATCACAAAAA
- the IFNAR1 gene encoding interferon alpha/beta receptor 1 isoform X1: MLALLGATTLMLVAGAPWVLPAASGGTNLKSPENGRVCIIDDNFILQWNGSRESVRNVTFSAEYKIPGMENWKKLPGCQHITGTECNFSSVKLETVYEKIELRIRAEKGNSTSQWHEVKPFIPFQEAQIGPLDVHLEAEDKAIIINISPPGTKDSIMWAMDRSSFIYSLVIWKNSSSLEERTETVYSRDKIYKLSPETTYCLKVKAELRSPRRVGFYSPVYCINTTEKHKVPSPENIQIDAENQVYVLKWDYAHENMTFRAQWSHEFLKRIPASHSDKWKQIPNCEDVKTTHCVIPQNAFPEGIYRIRVQASDGNNTSFWSEEKKFNTEMKTIIFPPVISMKSVNDDSLHVSIGAPKESENKSVNQLYPLIYEVIFWENTSNAERKVVEERTDVTFPNLKPLTVYCVKAKALTENGKWNKSSVFSSTVCEKTKPGNTSKTWLIAGICTALFSIIVTIYVGKVLLRCINYVFFPSSKPPSSVDEYFSEQPVRNLLLSTSEEQTERCSIIENANTITVIEETNPIEDHKKYNSQTSQDSGNYSNEDENSGSKISEELLEQETV; encoded by the exons ATGCTCGCGCTCCTGGGCGCGACGACCCTGATGCTGGTCGCTGGGGCGCCGTGGGTGTTGCCCGCAGCCTCAG GGGGAACAAACCTAAAATCTCCTGAAAATGGCAGGGTCTGCATCATTGATGACAACTTTATCCTGCAGTGGAACGGCAGCCGTGAGTCTGTCAGGAATGTGACTTTTTCAGCAGAGTATAAAAT ACCAGGGATGGAAAATTGGAAGAAGTTGCCTGGGTGTCAGCATATTACTGGTACCGAATGCAACTTTTCTTCAGTCAAGCTTGAAACTGTTTATGAAAAGATTGAATTGCGTATAAgagcagaaaaaggaaacagcACTTCTCAGTGGCATGAGGTTAAGCCATTTATACCATTTCAAGAAG ctcAGATTGGTCCTCTAGATGTACATTTAGAAGCTGAAGATAAGGCAATAATAATAAACATCTCTCCTCCTGGGACAAAAGATAGTATCATGTGGGCTATGGATCGTTCCAGCTTTATATATAGCTTAGTTATCTGGAAAAACTCTTCAAGTCTAGAA gAAAGGACTGAAACTGTTTATTCCagagataaaatttataaactcTCACCAGAGACTACTTATTGTTTAAAAGTTAAAGCAGAACTACGTTCACCAAGAAGAGTTGGTTTCTATAGTCCAGTGTATTGTATAAACACCACAG AGAAACACAAAGTGCCTTCaccagaaaatatacaaatcGATGCTGAAAATCAGGTCTATGTCCTTAAATGGGATTACGCGCATGAAAACATGACTTTTCGAGCTCAGTGGTCCCA tgagtttttaaaaaggattccTGCGAGTCATTCAGACAAATGGAAACAAATACCAAACTGTGAAGATGTCAAAACTACCCACTGTGTGATTCCTCAAAATGCTTTCCCAGAAGGAATTTACCGTATCCGTGTACAAGCATCTGATGGAAATAACACATCTTTTTGGTCTGAAGAGAAGAAATTtaatactgaaatgaaaa CTATCATATTTCCTCCAGTCATTAGCATGAAATCCGTTAATGATGACTCACTGCACGTCTCTATCGGTGCTCCAAAAGAGTCTGAAAACAAGTCTGTGAACCAGCTTTACCCACTAATTTATGAAGTTATTTTTTGGGAAAACACTTCAAACGCTGAG agaAAAGTTGTAGAGGAAAGAACTGATGTTACCTTTCCTAACTTGAAACCGCTGACTGTATACTGTGTGAAAGCCAAAGCACTCACTGAGAATGGCAAGTGGAATAAAAGCAGTGTTTTTAGTTCTACTGTGTGTGAGAAAACAAAACCAG gaaatacttCCAAAACCTGGCTTATAGCTGGAATTTGCACTGCGTTATTTTCTATCATTGTTACCATTTATGTTGGGAAAGTCCTCTTGAGATGTATCAATTATGTGTTCTTTCCATCAAGTAAACCTCCTTCCAGTGTAGATGAG TATTTCTCTGAACAGCCAGTAAGGAATCTACTCCTTTCCACTTCTGAGGAACAAACGGAAAGATGTTCTATCATTGAAAATGCAAACACTATTACTGTAATAGAAGAGACTAATCCAATTGAAGATCACAAAAA